CAGCTCTCGGTGTGCTGGTAGCTGCGGATGCCCACACCGTCCAGTTTGGCCGGTGTGATGCCGCGAGCCTCGCTGAAGCCGGAGTTCCAGCCCGCCAGAACCCAGTCGGCCTGCGCGCCGACGACGGTTTCGAAGCTGAGCACGTCGGTGCTCAGCGTCTCCACCGAGCGGTAGTCGGCGACGTACGGCGAGCGCGCCACGGCGGGTTCGGCCGTGCGCGGCATGACGATGCCGCGCACCCGGCCGGCCAGCCCGAGCGCGAACATCTTCTCGGTGCTGCTCATGTCGTAGGCGACCGCGCGCCGCGGCAGCGGGTAGGTGATCGCGTGCCCGCAGTTCTCGACGGTCACCGGCGTCGGGCCGGTGTCACCGCCGGGCCGCACCTCGGCGCCGCACGCGGTGAGACCCAGCGCGACTGTCACGAGCACGGCTGTCCAACGCCCTCTCACGGGCTTCCTCCTCGATCGGTGAACGTCCAGAGCAGTTGCGGGGCCCCGGTGACCGGGTGGGTCACCACGACCGGGGTCACGCCGAAGACCCGGCGCACGAGGTCCGGGGTGAGCACCTCGCCGGGCGGGCCCGCGGCCGCGAGCCGCCCGTCGTGCAGCACCGCCACGCGGTCGCAGGTGGCTGCGGCGAGGTTGAGGTCGTGCAGGGCGACCAGCACGGTCAGCCCGCAGGAACGCAGGAACGACAGCAGTTCGACCTGGTGCCGCACGTCGAGGTGGTTGGTCGGCTCGTCGAGGACGAGGATCCGCGGCTCCTGCGCGAGGGCGCGGGCGATGAGCACGCGCTGCCGTTCGCCGCCGGACAGCGACAGGATGCCGCGCCCGGCCAGGTGCGCGACGCCGGTCCGCTCCAGGCAGCGATGGACGAGGTCGCGTTCGCGCTCGCTCAGCGCCCGGTTGCCGGGGTGGTGCGGGAACCGGCCCATCGCGACCACGTCGGCGACGGTGAAGTCCAGATCGGCGCCCGCCTCCTGGGTGACCGCGGCGACCAGCCGGGCGCTGTCCCGGTTGGACAGTCCACTCAGGTCGGTCCCGCCGGCGAGGACGGCCCCGGCGCTGGGGGTCAGCGCCCGGTAGACGCAGCGCAGCGCCGTGGACTTGCCGCTGCCGTTCGGGCCGACCAGCCCGACCACCTCGCCGTCGCCCACCTTGAGGCTGAGCGCGTCGACCAGCTTGCGTCCGGCGGCCTCGACGGTGACCGCATCGAGGGCGAGGTCCATCAGCGGCCCCCGAACAGGTAGCCGCGGCCGCGCAGCAGGCCGACGAACACCGGCACCCCGATCAGCGCGGTGATCACCCCGAGCGGCAGCTCGCGCGGCGCGAACAGGGTGCGGGAGGCGAGGTCGACCCAGATCAGGAAGATCGCCCCGGCCGGCGGCGCGAGCACGAGCACCCGCCGGTGCCCCGGTCCGGCCACCATCCGCACCAGGTGCGGCAGGACCAGGCCGACGAAGCCGACCGCGCCGCTGACCGCGACCAGCGCGCCGGTCACGACGGCGGTGAGCAGGAACAGCTCCCGCCGCAGGGCGTCGGCGTCGAGCCCGAGGCTCGCGGCGGACTCGTCGCCCAGCGTCAGCACGTCGAGCGCCCGGCTGCGCCGCAGCAGCACCACCACGGCCACCGCGACCGCGGCCACCGCGACCGGCAACGCGCCCCAGGTGGCGCCCCCGAGGCTGCCGAGCAGCCAGAACAGCACCGAGCGGGCGGCCTCGCCGAACGGCGCGAAGAACACGATCACGCTCATCACCGCCTGGAACCCGTAGGCGAGCGCGACACCGGTGAGCACGAGCCGCAGCGGGGTGAGCCCGGCGCGGCCGCGGGCGGCCACGTACACCAGGACCGACGCGGCGAGCGCGCCGAGGAACGCGGCCGCCGACAACGCGTACACGCCGAGCGCCCCGAACAACCCGAAGGACACCACCGCGCTGGCGCCGACCGACGCGCCCGAGGAAACGCCCAGCACGAACGGATCGGCGAGCGCGTTGCGGACCATCGCCTGCACCGCGACCCCGATCACGGACAGCCCGGCCCCGACGACGGCGGCCAGCAGCACGCGCGGCGTGCGCACCTGCCACACGATCGAGTAGCCGGTGACCTCGTCCGCGCCGATCTCGCCCCCGGTCAGCGCCGCCGCGAGGTACCGCAGCGTGTCCGGCAGCGGCACCACGGTCGGTCCGAACGCGACTCCGGCCACGACGGACACCACCAGCACGGCGACGAGCACGGGCACCGCGAGCGCACCCGTCACGGCTCGGGCCGGTGGCGAACCGGTCACGGTCACCGTCACGAGTACCCCCTTGTCGTTACCACTGGCGAAGGACGGAGGCCCGGCCAGCTGACTCTCCGTGAACCGGACCCGATAGTACAAACGATAATCATTTTCGTCTAGAGTCCGATGCCGGACATCCACCGCGACCGAGGAGGAACTCCCCCGCCGTGACCACTCCCGTCCTGCGTGACCCCGCGTTCCTGCGCCTGTGGTGCGGCACCACGGCCTCCGGGCTGGCGACCTGGGCGCTGCCGTTCGTCCTCGGCCTGGCCGTCCTGGACTCCTCGCTCACCCCGGCCGGACTGGGCGTGCTCCTCGCCGCGCGCACGATCGGGTTCCTCGCGGCCGTGCCGGTCGGCGGTGTACTGGCGGACCGGTTCCCGCGACGCCGGGTGGTCGCCGTCGCCGGAGCGGCGGCGGCCGTGGCGAGCCCGGTCATCGGGGCCGGGCTGCACGGTTCCCTCGCCGTGGCCGTCGTGGCGGCCGCCGTCGCGGGAGCCGGGCAGGGCGCGTGCCGCCCGGCCTTCCAGGCGCTCACCGCCGAAGTGGTCGCCGAGGCCGGGCGGCAGCGCGCCAACGCCGCGATCACACTGTCGGTGCGCGTGACCACCCTGGTCGCACCGAGCCTGACCGCGCTGCTGGCGACGGTGCTGCCCGTTCCGGCCCTGCTGTGGGGCACCGGGCTGCTGTGGCTGGCCGCGGCGCTCGTCCCGCCCGCCGGGCGCCCGCTCACGGCCCTGCCCGCGGCCCGCGCGTCGTTCGCCGCCGAGTTCGCCGACGGGCTCCGCGAAGCCCGCCGCCACCCCTGGTTCGTCGCCGGGCTGTTCGCGCTCACCGCGGTGATCGCGACCGGCTACTCGGCCACCGGGGTCGCGCTGCCGTTGGTCAGCCGTGACCGGTACGGCTCGGAAGCCGTGCTCGCCGCCGCCACGACCGCCTACACGGTCGGCGCGCTGGCCGGCGCGCTGCTGCTCGCGCGGTGGACGCCCCGGGCGGCGGGCCGGACGGCGCTGGCGGGACTGGCCGCCTACGCCGTCGCCCCGCTGAGCCTGCTGCTGCCCGTGCACCCGGCGGTGGTCGTCGCCGCGTACGCGGTCGCCGGCGTGGGCATCGAACTGTTCAACGTCCCGTGGTTCACCGCGATCCAGCGCGAGGTCGAGCCCGGCAAGCTCGCCCGGGTGTCCGCTTTGGACTTCCTGCTGTCCTACGGACTGGCGCCGGCCGGGCTCGCGCTCATCGCGCCCGCGATGGCGGAATTCGGCGCCGGACCGGTGCTCGGCGCGTGCGCGCTGGTGTGCCTGCTCGCGCCCGCGGCGGCCGCGCTGGCGCCCGGGACGCGACATTTCGCCCAGCCGCGTGACCGTCTCTGAACTGGTGCTCGTCGTGCGGGCGTGATTACCCTACGAGAAGAAGCCAGGCCAGACAGGGCTGACGGGGAGGAGAGTCATGAGCCACCCGGCGCGCAACTCCACCGGTGCCGTGAGCACGGCCGTTCGCAGCGGGGCCCGTGTCCCCGCGCAACGGGCCGCGCCCGGAGCCCTGCGGCTGCAGGTGTTCTGGCCCCTGCCGGGGATCGCCGTGCTGAAGGTCGCCGGCGACATCGACGTGGCCACCGCCGCCCCGCTCGACCGCGCGCTGGACGAACTGACCGCGCACCGGCCGCGCGTCGTGGTGGTCGACCTCGGCGGGGTGGACTTCCTCGGCTCCGCCGGCCTGGCCGCGCTCGCCCAGGCGAGTGAACACGCCGATATCCGCGTGGTGGCCCCGACGCGGCAGACCGCCCGGCCGCTGGCGATCACCGGTCTGGACCAGCGGCTGCCGGTCTACACCACTCGCGACGAGGCGCTCACCGGCTGCTGAACCGCGTGCGGGCGCGCAGTTCGCGCTCGGCCCACAGCACTCCGCGCGGCCCGGTGCCCCACCGGGTGCTGATCGCGTCGAGCACCCCGGTGCCGATGCCCGGCTCCGGCGCCCCGCCCACACCGTCGACCTCCACCCGCAGCACGTCCCCGGCGCGGCTCAGCCGGACCTCGAACGGTGGGAACCCGG
The window above is part of the Amycolatopsis thermoflava N1165 genome. Proteins encoded here:
- a CDS encoding ABC transporter ATP-binding protein, which produces MDLALDAVTVEAAGRKLVDALSLKVGDGEVVGLVGPNGSGKSTALRCVYRALTPSAGAVLAGGTDLSGLSNRDSARLVAAVTQEAGADLDFTVADVVAMGRFPHHPGNRALSERERDLVHRCLERTGVAHLAGRGILSLSGGERQRVLIARALAQEPRILVLDEPTNHLDVRHQVELLSFLRSCGLTVLVALHDLNLAAATCDRVAVLHDGRLAAAGPPGEVLTPDLVRRVFGVTPVVVTHPVTGAPQLLWTFTDRGGSP
- a CDS encoding FecCD family ABC transporter permease; this translates as MTVTVTGSPPARAVTGALAVPVLVAVLVVSVVAGVAFGPTVVPLPDTLRYLAAALTGGEIGADEVTGYSIVWQVRTPRVLLAAVVGAGLSVIGVAVQAMVRNALADPFVLGVSSGASVGASAVVSFGLFGALGVYALSAAAFLGALAASVLVYVAARGRAGLTPLRLVLTGVALAYGFQAVMSVIVFFAPFGEAARSVLFWLLGSLGGATWGALPVAVAAVAVAVVVLLRRSRALDVLTLGDESAASLGLDADALRRELFLLTAVVTGALVAVSGAVGFVGLVLPHLVRMVAGPGHRRVLVLAPPAGAIFLIWVDLASRTLFAPRELPLGVITALIGVPVFVGLLRGRGYLFGGR
- a CDS encoding MFS transporter gives rise to the protein MTTPVLRDPAFLRLWCGTTASGLATWALPFVLGLAVLDSSLTPAGLGVLLAARTIGFLAAVPVGGVLADRFPRRRVVAVAGAAAAVASPVIGAGLHGSLAVAVVAAAVAGAGQGACRPAFQALTAEVVAEAGRQRANAAITLSVRVTTLVAPSLTALLATVLPVPALLWGTGLLWLAAALVPPAGRPLTALPAARASFAAEFADGLREARRHPWFVAGLFALTAVIATGYSATGVALPLVSRDRYGSEAVLAAATTAYTVGALAGALLLARWTPRAAGRTALAGLAAYAVAPLSLLLPVHPAVVVAAYAVAGVGIELFNVPWFTAIQREVEPGKLARVSALDFLLSYGLAPAGLALIAPAMAEFGAGPVLGACALVCLLAPAAAALAPGTRHFAQPRDRL
- a CDS encoding STAS domain-containing protein; amino-acid sequence: MSHPARNSTGAVSTAVRSGARVPAQRAAPGALRLQVFWPLPGIAVLKVAGDIDVATAAPLDRALDELTAHRPRVVVVDLGGVDFLGSAGLAALAQASEHADIRVVAPTRQTARPLAITGLDQRLPVYTTRDEALTGC